Proteins encoded by one window of Conger conger chromosome 1, fConCon1.1, whole genome shotgun sequence:
- the plekhd1 gene encoding pleckstrin homology domain-containing family D member 1, translating into MFSSRPSSLLRWTPMEQADSDALDISTKVQLHGVLWKKSFGRPSAKWARRFFIIKDSFLLYYAENEKRNFDTNRYFNIHPKGVIPLGGCVVTPKEEQGMPFAVTINHEDFTGDVVLAADSEAEQAQWAELLQESGKVTWKNAQLGEAMIESLEAQGLQLAKEKQEYLDKLMEETEELCLQREQKEELERVNQVLEEEKQRFEEVVSELRTEQEQIKVELDGTAYSLKGVEMEKEELHSLTSLLQKSLEELSQEKQNTLELLRVKEQEEVEEEEEDRKAHRAQQEVHDPSLLKGNLRQIEEQMRRLQKEKEQAEERLQEKEQRARVLQQEREYYSSQAVALQKSLSELTADKQQTEAELKAEIQARMELEQRLKQAEEALRSLEQSLSTLQCPKEKEERMKGDVSQLRKFFEECICAAEIEAKLPAIMKNAVYIHKAAARRIKSCRVQRQASRHHWAQLKHSKSFILSPEEESSLEELKESARRYTCDSSFRERVFSRIISRKDPGKAEG; encoded by the exons ATGTTCTCCTCCCGGCCCTCCTCACTGCTGCGCTGGACCCCCATGGAGCAGGCCGACTCGGACGCGCTGGACATCAGCACCAAGGTGCAGCTGCACGGGGTGCTGTGGAAGAAGTCGTTCGGACGGCCCTCCGCCAAGTGGGCCCGCAG ATTCTTCATCATTAAAGACAGCTTCCTCCTCTACTATGCTGAGAATGAGAAGAGGAACTTTGATACAAACCGATATTTCAACATCCACCCCaaa GGAGTGATCCCcctgggagggtgtgtggtcaCACCTAAAGAGGAGCAGGGGATGCCTTTCGCCGTGACCATCAACCACGAGGACTTCACT GGCGACGTCGTCCTGGCGGCAGACTCGGAGGCGGAGCAGGCCCAGTGGGCGGAGCTTCTGCAGGAGTCTGGAAAAGT CACCTGGAAGAACGCCCAGCTCGGAGAGGCCATGATCGAGAGTCTGGAGGCGCAGGGGCTGCAGCTGGCCAAGGAGAAGCAGGAGTACTTGG ATAAACTGATGGAGGAGACGGAGGAGCTCTGTCTGCAGAGGGAGCAGAAGGAG gagCTGGAGCGGGTGAATCAGGttctggaggaggagaagcagaggTTTGAGGAGGTGGTTTCAGAGCTGAGGACGGAGCAAGAACAGATCAAAGT GGAATTGGATGGTACAGCGTATTCTCTGAAAGGAgtggagatggagaaggaggagcTCCACAGCCTGACCTCCCTGCTGCAGAAGTCTCTGGAG GAGCTGTCCCAGGAGAAGCAGAACACTCTGGAGCTGCTGCGCGttaaggagcaggaggaggtggaggaggaggaggaggaccggAAGGCACACCGGGCCCAGCAGGAGGTGCACGACCCCAGCCTCCTGAAGGGGAACCTGCGGCAGATTGAGGAGCAGATGAGGAGGCTGCAGAAAGAGAAGGAGCAGGCAGAGGAGAG gctgcAGGAGAAAGAGCAGCGGGCGCGGGTGCTGCAGCAGGAGCGTGAGTACTACTCCAGTCAGGCCGTGGCGCTGCAGAAGTCCCTGTCAGAGCTCACTGCCGACAAGCAGCAGACCGAGGCCGAGCTCAAG GCGGAGATCCAGGCTCGGATGGAGCTGGAGCAGAGACTGAAGCAGGCGGAGGAGGCGCTGAGGAGCCTGGAGCAGAGCCTGAGCACCCTGCAGTGCcccaaggagaaggaggagcggATGAAGGGGGACGTCAGCCAGCTGAGGA AGTTCTTTGAGGAGTGTATCTGCGCGGCGGAGATCGAGGCCAAGCTGCCGGCCATCATGAAGAACGCCGTGTACATCCACAAGGCCGCCGCGCGCCGCATTAAGAGCTGCCGTGTGCAGAGACAGGCGTCCCGACACCACTGGGCCCAGC tgaagCACTCAAAGTCCTTCATCCTCTCGCCCGAGGAGGAGTCGTccctggaggagctgaaggagaGCGCACGGCGCTACACCTGTGACAGCTCCTTCAGAGAGAGGGTGTTCTCCCGCATCATCTCCCGCAAGGACCCGGGGAAGGCCGAGGGCTGA
- the slc39a9 gene encoding zinc transporter ZIP9, with product MDDFSSISLLSLAMLVGCYVAGTIPLAVNFSEDKLKLVTVLGAGLLCGTALAVIIPEGVHALYEEVLEGGHHVHALSEAAASLDQKAVVDEAEVPGGHGHGHGHEQLHAYIGVSLVLGFVFMLLVDQIGSSHVHSTEDPESGRAGASKITTTLGLVVHAAADGVALGAAASTSQTSVQLIVFVAIMLHKAPAAFGLVSFLMHAGLERNRIRKHLLVFALAAPALAMLTFLGLSQSSKEALSEVNATGVAMLFSAGTFLYVATVHVLPEVGGTGHSHAPSGGNGGKGLSKVEVGALVLGCLIPLILSIGHQH from the exons ATGGACGATTTCAGTTCGATCAGTCTGCTTTCTCTGGCAATGTTGGTGGGATGTTATGTGGCTGGAACCATTCCTTTGGCTGTCAATTTTTCCGAG GACAAGCTGAAGCTTGTGACGGTGCTTGGGGCAGGACTGCTCTGTGGCACTGCGTTGGCCGTCATTATACCAGAGGGAGTGCATGCACTTTATGAAGAGGTGTTGGAGG GGGGCCACCACGTGCACGCCCTGAGCGAGGCGGCGGCCAGCCTGGACCAGAAGGCCGTCGTGGACGAGGCGGAGGTCCCCGGGGGCCACGGCCACGGTCACGGTCACGAGCAGCTGCACGCCTACATCGGGGTGTCGCTCGTCCTGGGGTTCGTCTTCATGCTGCTGGTGGACCAGATCGGGAGCTCCCATGTGCACAGCACTGAAG ATCCAGAATCTGGGCGGGCAGGGGCCTCAAAGATCACCACTACCTTGGGCCTGGTAGTCCATGCTGCTG CTGATGGAGTGGCTCTCGGTGCTGCTGCCTCCACTTCCCAGACCAGCGTGCAGCTCATCGTCTTTGTGGCCATCATGTTACACAAG GCCCCGGCGGCATTCGGCCTGGTCTCTTTCCTAATGCACGCTGGTCTGGAGAGGAACCGCATCCGTAAGCACCTGCTGGTGTTCGCCCTGGCCGCCCCTGCCCTGGCTATGCTCACCTTCCTGGGCCTCAGTCAG AGCAGTAAGGAGGCACTCTCGGAGGTCAACGCCACGGGCGTGGCCATGCTCTTCTCGGCCGGGACCTTCCTGTACGTGGCCACCGTTCACGTCCTGCCGGAGGTGGGCGGGACAGGCCACAGCCACGCCCCCAGCGGTGGGAACGGGGGGAAGGGACTCAGCaaggtggaggtgggggcgCTGGTGCTGGGCTGCCTGATCCCGCTGATACTGTCCATCGGGCACCAACACTAG